A genomic segment from Conger conger chromosome 2, fConCon1.1, whole genome shotgun sequence encodes:
- the LOC133122736 gene encoding cilia- and flagella-associated protein 100-like, with the protein MVSDSDEEPVIYFSEPQDVMLALDKLMEENLFHIQNFQNSEEDMNRVHKVLHQTRTKLTTVMETGSENIEKLKVDIKVAQEIASELELKSKLFSYGEYNVNQDKMIKQLHDQVKTVYERCVEEVESSALSMIACIEQKVEEIMQLIEELPPGMFEAIERTRETERRAKMLLEKQLTEKQRQMERRRLAAERAASDIKRMTSRRLVYRSQPPKMKKKDSRRLLVKLTQEQLDAEYYFT; encoded by the exons ATGGTTTCTGACAGTGACGAG GAGCCAGTGATTTACTTCTCGGAGCCTCAGGATGTGATGCTGGCTCTGGACAAGCTGATGGAGGAGAACCTGTTCCATATCCAGAACTTCCAGAACTCGGAGGAGGACATGAACCGGGTCCACAAGGTTCTGCACCAGACCAGGACCAAACT GACGACGGTCATGGAGACCGGCAGCGAGAACATCGAGAAGCTGAAGGTCGACATCAAGGTCGCCCAAGAGATTGCCTCCGAACTGGAGCTCAAGTCCAAGCTGTTCTCTTACGGAGAATACAACGTCAACCAG gataAGATGATTAAGCAGCTCCACGACCAGGTGAAGACGGTGTATGAGAGGTgtgtggaggaggtggagtCGAGCGCGCTCTCCATGATCGCCTGCATCGAGCAGAAAGTGGAGGAGATCATGCAGCTGATCGAGGAGCTCCCGCCCGGGATGTTCGAAGCGATCGAGCGCACGCGCGAGACCGAGAGGCGGGCCAA GATGCTGCTGGAGAAACAGCTGACGGAGAAGCAGCGGCAGATGGAGAGACGGAGACTCGCGGCGGAGCGAGCTGCTTCCGACATCAAACGCATG acAAGCCGAAGGTTGGTGTACCGTTCCCAGCCTCCAAAGATGAAGAAGAAGGACTCAAGGCGGCTGCTGGTGAAGTTGACACAGGAGCAGCTAGATGCTGAATACTACTTCACCTGA